One genomic region from Hyalangium ruber encodes:
- a CDS encoding GNAT family N-acetyltransferase has protein sequence MELTAASELSLRELSTLFARSFEGYFVTIPDAPLLFDARVRGEHISLADSRVARVEGVPVGLVLMARRGRVSRVAGMGIVPAYRHRKLGGAMLSPLMEEARARGDTRMLLEVIEQNTPAVKLYERLGFQRVRRLVGFVGTPTPEPAELEEVEPVDCARLLPEGLPWQLAPATVAGLALPARAFRLGPAVAVLGDVSAPTLVVRAIAVEPEARGKGAGRRLLRALAAAYPGKSLAVSAIVPEGLCDRFFLGAGFNPSQLTQLEFALGPW, from the coding sequence ATGGAACTCACTGCTGCCTCGGAGCTCTCCCTTCGGGAGCTCTCCACGCTCTTCGCTCGCTCCTTCGAGGGCTACTTCGTCACCATTCCGGATGCACCGCTGCTGTTCGACGCTCGGGTGCGCGGCGAGCACATCTCGCTGGCGGACAGCCGCGTGGCACGGGTGGAGGGAGTGCCGGTAGGGCTGGTGCTGATGGCGCGGCGAGGGCGGGTGAGCCGGGTCGCGGGGATGGGGATCGTCCCCGCCTACCGCCACCGCAAGCTGGGCGGCGCCATGCTGAGTCCCCTGATGGAGGAGGCGCGGGCTCGTGGGGACACCCGGATGCTGCTGGAGGTCATCGAGCAGAACACTCCAGCGGTGAAGCTCTATGAGCGCCTGGGGTTCCAGCGGGTGCGCCGGTTGGTGGGCTTCGTGGGGACGCCGACGCCGGAGCCCGCCGAGCTCGAGGAAGTGGAGCCCGTGGACTGTGCGCGGCTGCTGCCCGAGGGGCTGCCGTGGCAGCTGGCGCCGGCCACCGTGGCGGGCCTGGCACTCCCGGCTCGCGCATTCCGACTCGGGCCCGCGGTGGCGGTGCTCGGAGACGTCTCCGCCCCTACGCTCGTGGTGCGGGCCATCGCCGTGGAGCCCGAGGCGCGTGGCAAGGGAGCAGGGCGCAGGCTCCTACGGGCACTGGCCGCCGCATACCCTGGCAAGTCCCTCGCTGTGAGCGCCATTGTCCCGGAGGGCCTGTGTGACCGCTTCTTCCTCGGCGCGGGCTTCAACCCTTCGCAGCTCACACAGCTCGAGTTCGCCCTCGGCCCCTGGTAA
- a CDS encoding winged helix-turn-helix transcriptional regulator, producing the protein MNAAHRSGCPINLSLEVFGDRWSLIILRDMTFGGRRHFRELLTQSEEGISSNILADRLKMLLEEGMITKADDPSHKQKGIYSLTEKSIALVPIFAHLGAWGRRYLPVTEELSIRAQLLEEGGPALWSQFMAELREVHLGIPAKRAGPSVAEQLQAAYEEVRARRTPKTRR; encoded by the coding sequence ATGAATGCCGCACACCGCTCAGGTTGCCCGATCAATCTCTCGCTCGAGGTCTTCGGGGACCGTTGGAGCCTGATCATCCTGCGGGACATGACGTTCGGTGGGAGGCGGCACTTCCGCGAGCTGCTGACGCAGTCGGAAGAAGGCATCTCGTCCAACATCCTGGCCGACCGCCTGAAGATGCTGCTGGAGGAGGGGATGATCACCAAGGCCGACGATCCCAGCCACAAGCAGAAGGGCATCTACAGCCTGACGGAGAAATCCATCGCGCTCGTCCCCATCTTCGCGCACCTGGGCGCTTGGGGGCGCCGGTACCTGCCGGTCACCGAGGAGCTCAGCATCCGTGCGCAGCTCCTGGAGGAGGGCGGCCCGGCGCTGTGGAGCCAGTTCATGGCCGAGCTGCGTGAGGTGCATCTCGGGATCCCGGCGAAACGCGCGGGGCCTTCTGTCGCCGAGCAGTTGCAGGCCGCCTACGAAGAAGTCCGCGCTCGGAGGACACCGAAAACCCGGCGGTGA
- a CDS encoding serine hydrolase domain-containing protein has product MQRQGNGAGLSRRSVLWGAAALGATWGCTQAEVRKPTAPAGLTQEGLDRLHAAMAAHIERGELPGVVTLLSRGGEVHVNALGMQTFGGTAPMRRDTLFRIASMTKPVSGVATMMLVEEGKLRLDEPVDRLLPELANRRVLKRLDGPLDDTVPANRPILVSDLLTLRMGMGAIMAPGEYPIVQAMTAQGVAVGPWLPKAPSPDAWIRALGSLPLMRQPGEAWLYDTGLTVLGVLLGRAAGQPLEDFMRERIFEPLGMKDTRFSVPAEKLDRLPASYVRPPGAEKLEVFDAAGRDSQFSHPPGFPSASGGLISTADDYLAFAQMMLNRGEHGGKRLLSERSIELMTTDHITPEQKAVSLFSPGFWDKRGWGYALSIVHKHEPGEPRGFGWDGGYGTSCYWDPETGLIGILLTQRMMDSPTAPPAFVDFWRSAYEALAA; this is encoded by the coding sequence ATGCAACGTCAAGGGAACGGCGCAGGGCTCAGCCGCCGGAGCGTACTCTGGGGTGCCGCGGCACTCGGGGCGACGTGGGGCTGCACCCAGGCGGAAGTGCGGAAGCCGACAGCACCCGCGGGGCTCACCCAGGAGGGGCTCGATCGCCTGCACGCGGCAATGGCGGCCCATATCGAACGCGGAGAACTGCCGGGCGTCGTGACGCTGCTCAGCCGAGGCGGAGAGGTCCACGTGAACGCGCTCGGCATGCAGACCTTTGGCGGCACAGCGCCGATGCGGCGCGACACCCTCTTCCGCATCGCCTCGATGACCAAGCCGGTCTCGGGTGTGGCGACGATGATGCTGGTGGAGGAAGGGAAGCTCCGCCTCGACGAGCCGGTGGATCGCTTGCTGCCCGAGCTCGCAAATCGCAGGGTGCTCAAGCGCCTCGACGGGCCACTGGACGACACCGTGCCCGCCAATCGCCCGATCCTCGTCAGCGATCTGCTCACGCTGCGCATGGGCATGGGTGCGATCATGGCGCCGGGCGAGTATCCCATCGTCCAGGCCATGACCGCGCAGGGCGTCGCGGTCGGTCCCTGGCTGCCGAAGGCACCGAGTCCGGATGCGTGGATCCGCGCCCTGGGCTCCTTGCCGCTGATGCGGCAGCCGGGCGAAGCGTGGCTGTATGACACGGGCCTCACCGTCCTGGGCGTGCTGCTCGGACGCGCCGCTGGCCAGCCCCTCGAGGACTTCATGCGGGAGCGCATCTTCGAGCCGCTGGGGATGAAGGACACCCGCTTCAGCGTTCCGGCCGAGAAGCTCGACCGACTCCCCGCCAGCTACGTGCGCCCGCCTGGAGCGGAGAAGCTCGAGGTCTTCGACGCCGCCGGTCGAGACAGCCAGTTCAGCCACCCTCCGGGTTTCCCCTCCGCGTCCGGCGGCCTGATCTCGACGGCCGACGACTATCTGGCCTTCGCCCAGATGATGCTGAACCGGGGTGAGCACGGGGGCAAACGCCTCCTCTCGGAGCGCTCGATCGAGCTCATGACCACCGATCACATCACTCCCGAGCAGAAGGCGGTGTCGCTCTTCAGCCCAGGCTTCTGGGACAAGCGTGGATGGGGCTATGCCCTCTCCATCGTCCACAAGCATGAACCTGGGGAGCCTCGCGGGTTCGGCTGGGACGGCGGCTACGGCACCTCCTGCTACTGGGATCCGGAGACCGGGTTGATCGGCATCCTGCTGACTCAGCGGATGATGGACTCTCCGACCGCGCCACCGGCTTTCGTGGACTTCTGGCGCTCGGCCTACGAGGCGCTCGCGGCCTGA
- a CDS encoding alpha-2-macroglobulin family protein, whose product MTSSFQHSFCTLTFDSDLRRQGFSDWVVGNSFAFYKGQGPAPAKSVLFLGSPGTVGQADNPVRIQPESIGFPELMAVSSDKMLYREGNDTVRLMVYAPRMHGAVTLLLQLNGTELTRVQVGLDDNGLGLFELRDPVAGDYTVELGDAKTSFTVAAYKLAPLTGRLEQVRIEGRKGSETLHFSARLETYGAPLTGGVKVTLVDMGSHPPSHKATLALEADATGHLEGSLALSGSGPFALQVQATRDAMKTATLPLPGSRKEEREELELSVWGKRRLARLVPFQGATEHRGLWIGAGSENKSTPLYLEEEAGKAWVRFRADIEAWRVVVVDVHHGSFQELSGGPAEAGTKVNLPVTGTWSLVLVGLSYLGHCWEGRAAIVLPGKTMQVRAPKVAGPGEEVMVELQGAPGASAFLLVKDQRLQVADTPGSTTAASLRRQLEHGLRRVTDGTCTQTLEDILPQPPPPMPPGGMLLESGAGFFMDDLPVPSAAMSLPSAAPLMMEDMDPAEEEAPAREQPREGPTRSSFPDVMLARLVRLDGEGKASVPVKLGDGMGTLAVEAFAVTREDWAVASAELLVSKEVFGELVLPRFVAAGDHAEGVLHVRVASGLATVTVLREGQPVRLFCTNESGERLTLAAPGQVVRFPAQAGRYQAEVRGESLVDRSEGKVEEPGKLLWLQQALRMLAPGEVVDLDQEPGGLALKVLPSLDKAFDRMVGGLRAYEHACCEQTSAVLLAATAAWLTAQDEDMKRSAAAHMRACIAREESMHLPGKGFKSYPHSPPEVSGYSPGATFNLLQMDMVKAFPLDAELARSVDRCLEMARDAAKAHRIDPAPVKPQSAREAYGRSSKFPEDRERMAAFIRERIEPWQNQSKAILKFKAPAMLPGAYPNNPAMIRSETAFGAATLIEAGRQHLPHGLALANTVLGAIQENGSLYSTLDSVAAITLLAALRNARVAIGPQGRIRVDGQELTLAEALSRSSSRRVESVEGHVQVQVNRLVEEDYTALDDGMKAQVSLMHKGRKSSHLVPGDSVELVISLQSQYQEGDLVHVFLPDALSWVHGGGQVKRFSMDMKGESELRVPLAATGLTLDSNGGPGRQHFAVCIRNMYDEKRGKGFGQIPVSVHRLTASGPSGLAQRVFKGIKDLIG is encoded by the coding sequence ATGACCTCTTCCTTCCAGCACTCCTTCTGTACCCTGACGTTCGATTCCGACCTTCGCCGCCAGGGGTTCTCGGACTGGGTGGTTGGCAATTCCTTTGCCTTCTACAAGGGCCAGGGGCCTGCTCCCGCGAAGTCCGTGCTCTTCCTGGGAAGCCCAGGCACGGTGGGCCAGGCAGACAACCCGGTGCGGATCCAGCCAGAGAGCATCGGCTTCCCCGAGCTGATGGCCGTGAGCTCGGACAAGATGCTGTACCGCGAAGGGAACGACACGGTACGGCTGATGGTGTACGCGCCCCGGATGCACGGCGCGGTCACGCTCCTGCTCCAGCTCAACGGTACGGAGCTGACCCGTGTCCAGGTGGGCCTGGATGACAACGGCCTGGGCCTGTTCGAGCTGAGAGATCCCGTCGCCGGCGACTACACCGTGGAGCTGGGAGACGCGAAGACCTCCTTCACCGTCGCGGCCTACAAGCTCGCGCCCCTCACGGGCCGGCTGGAGCAGGTACGCATCGAAGGCAGAAAAGGCTCGGAGACGCTGCACTTCTCCGCACGGCTGGAGACCTATGGAGCTCCGCTGACCGGCGGGGTGAAGGTGACGCTGGTGGATATGGGCAGCCATCCGCCCTCCCACAAGGCGACCCTGGCGCTCGAGGCCGATGCCACGGGACACCTCGAGGGTTCCCTGGCGCTCTCGGGCTCGGGCCCCTTCGCGCTGCAGGTGCAGGCCACGCGGGATGCGATGAAGACGGCCACCCTGCCCCTGCCCGGCTCACGCAAGGAAGAGCGCGAGGAGCTGGAGCTCTCCGTGTGGGGCAAGCGAAGGCTGGCCCGACTGGTGCCCTTTCAGGGTGCGACCGAGCATCGCGGGCTGTGGATCGGCGCTGGCAGCGAGAACAAGAGCACGCCCCTCTATTTGGAGGAGGAGGCCGGAAAGGCCTGGGTGCGCTTCCGGGCCGATATCGAGGCCTGGCGAGTGGTGGTGGTGGATGTCCACCATGGCTCGTTCCAGGAACTGTCCGGCGGTCCCGCCGAGGCGGGAACGAAGGTGAACCTGCCCGTGACCGGCACGTGGTCTCTGGTGCTCGTGGGGCTCTCCTACCTGGGCCATTGCTGGGAAGGCCGAGCGGCCATCGTCCTCCCCGGCAAGACGATGCAGGTGCGGGCCCCGAAGGTCGCGGGCCCGGGCGAAGAGGTGATGGTGGAGCTGCAGGGGGCGCCGGGTGCCAGCGCCTTCCTGCTCGTCAAGGATCAGCGCCTGCAGGTGGCTGACACGCCTGGGTCCACGACCGCGGCGTCCCTGCGCAGGCAGCTCGAGCATGGACTGAGGCGCGTCACCGACGGCACATGCACTCAGACATTGGAGGACATTCTCCCGCAGCCCCCTCCTCCGATGCCGCCAGGGGGAATGCTTTTGGAGTCGGGAGCCGGCTTCTTCATGGACGATCTTCCCGTCCCATCGGCGGCGATGTCGCTACCCAGCGCGGCCCCTTTGATGATGGAGGACATGGACCCAGCGGAAGAGGAGGCCCCGGCGCGTGAGCAGCCGCGGGAAGGTCCGACCCGTAGCTCCTTCCCTGACGTCATGCTGGCACGGCTGGTGCGACTGGATGGAGAGGGGAAGGCAAGCGTTCCCGTGAAGCTGGGAGATGGAATGGGAACCCTGGCCGTGGAGGCCTTCGCGGTGACACGCGAGGACTGGGCGGTAGCCAGCGCGGAGCTTCTGGTGTCGAAGGAAGTCTTCGGCGAGCTGGTGCTGCCGCGCTTCGTGGCCGCGGGGGACCATGCCGAAGGCGTGCTGCACGTCCGAGTGGCCTCGGGACTGGCCACCGTCACGGTCCTGCGAGAGGGCCAGCCCGTGCGCCTGTTCTGCACGAATGAGAGCGGAGAGCGGCTGACCCTCGCGGCGCCCGGCCAGGTGGTGCGCTTCCCCGCCCAGGCCGGCCGCTACCAGGCGGAGGTCCGGGGCGAGTCCCTCGTGGATCGCTCCGAGGGCAAGGTGGAGGAGCCCGGCAAGCTGCTCTGGCTGCAGCAAGCGCTCCGGATGCTGGCGCCGGGAGAAGTCGTGGATCTGGATCAGGAGCCGGGAGGCCTGGCCCTCAAGGTCCTCCCCTCTCTGGACAAAGCCTTCGATCGGATGGTGGGAGGCCTTCGCGCCTACGAGCACGCCTGCTGCGAGCAGACGAGCGCCGTGCTGTTGGCGGCCACCGCCGCCTGGCTGACGGCCCAGGACGAGGACATGAAGCGCTCGGCGGCGGCGCACATGCGGGCCTGCATCGCTCGCGAGGAGTCCATGCACCTGCCTGGGAAGGGCTTCAAGAGCTATCCGCACAGCCCACCCGAGGTCTCCGGTTACTCCCCCGGGGCCACCTTCAACCTGCTCCAGATGGACATGGTGAAGGCCTTCCCCTTGGACGCGGAGCTGGCGAGGTCCGTGGACCGCTGCCTGGAGATGGCACGGGATGCGGCGAAGGCCCATCGAATCGATCCCGCCCCCGTGAAGCCGCAGTCGGCCCGGGAGGCCTATGGCCGCTCCTCGAAGTTCCCCGAGGACCGAGAGCGGATGGCCGCCTTCATCCGAGAGCGCATCGAGCCGTGGCAGAACCAGAGCAAGGCCATCCTCAAGTTCAAGGCGCCAGCGATGCTCCCTGGGGCGTACCCAAACAACCCAGCGATGATCCGCTCGGAGACCGCCTTCGGGGCGGCGACCCTGATCGAAGCCGGAAGGCAGCACCTGCCCCATGGGTTGGCGCTGGCCAACACGGTGTTGGGCGCCATCCAGGAGAATGGCAGCCTCTACTCCACGCTGGACTCGGTGGCCGCCATCACCCTGCTCGCGGCCCTGCGCAACGCCCGAGTCGCGATAGGGCCACAGGGGCGGATCCGCGTAGATGGGCAGGAGCTGACGCTCGCCGAGGCCCTCTCCCGCTCGAGCAGCCGCCGGGTAGAGTCCGTGGAGGGCCATGTCCAGGTGCAGGTGAACCGCCTGGTGGAGGAGGACTACACGGCGCTGGACGATGGCATGAAGGCCCAGGTGTCCCTGATGCACAAAGGCCGGAAATCCTCCCACCTGGTTCCCGGAGACTCGGTGGAGTTGGTCATCTCTCTGCAGAGCCAATACCAGGAGGGCGATCTGGTTCACGTCTTCCTGCCGGATGCGCTCTCCTGGGTACACGGAGGTGGTCAGGTCAAGCGCTTCTCCATGGACATGAAGGGCGAGAGCGAGCTCCGAGTCCCCCTGGCCGCCACGGGCCTGACGCTGGATAGCAACGGAGGCCCGGGCCGCCAGCACTTCGCCGTCTGCATCCGCAACATGTACGACGAGAAGCGGGGGAAGGGCTTCGGCCAGATCCCCGTGTCCGTCCACCGGCTCACCGCCTCCGGCCCCAGCGGGCTGGCACAGCGCGTCTTCAAGGGGATCAAGGATCTGATCGGATAA